In Kitasatospora sp. NA04385, a single genomic region encodes these proteins:
- a CDS encoding MarR family winged helix-turn-helix transcriptional regulator, which produces MWSEYVGTELTAPQFAVLLVLALEPGADQRTVGERASLDKATMAEMVARLVRRGLVLRRRDPADGRRKLLALSQNGAQAVREATGGVVRVQRTLFEPLSPDEQLEIVRVMARIARLEPGAVAVVADARPTLDAQRAIGYLIRVAQQVHTKLWSEKVGTELTAPQYAVLDALETEPGADQRTVGELASLDKATMAEMVSRLVRRGLVLRRRDPSDGRRNLLSLSPTGQELLHRSTAGVREVQEALLAPLEPHEHVHALTLLAKAARL; this is translated from the coding sequence TTGTGGTCCGAATACGTCGGTACCGAGCTGACGGCTCCGCAGTTCGCGGTGCTGCTGGTACTGGCACTGGAGCCCGGAGCCGATCAGCGCACGGTCGGCGAACGGGCCTCGCTCGACAAGGCGACGATGGCCGAGATGGTCGCCCGGCTGGTCCGGCGGGGCCTGGTGCTCCGCCGCAGGGACCCGGCCGACGGCCGGCGCAAGCTGCTGGCGCTCTCGCAGAACGGCGCGCAGGCCGTCCGCGAGGCGACCGGCGGCGTGGTCCGGGTCCAGCGGACCCTGTTCGAGCCGCTGAGCCCGGACGAGCAGCTGGAGATCGTCCGGGTGATGGCCCGGATAGCCCGGCTGGAACCGGGGGCCGTCGCCGTGGTGGCGGACGCCCGGCCGACGCTGGACGCCCAGCGGGCCATCGGCTACCTGATCCGGGTCGCCCAGCAGGTGCACACCAAGCTCTGGTCGGAGAAGGTCGGCACCGAGCTGACGGCTCCTCAGTACGCGGTGCTGGACGCGCTGGAGACCGAGCCGGGCGCCGACCAGCGCACGGTCGGCGAGCTCGCCTCGCTGGACAAGGCGACGATGGCCGAGATGGTCAGCCGGCTGGTCCGGCGCGGCCTGGTGCTGCGCCGCCGCGACCCCTCGGACGGGCGCCGCAACCTGCTCTCGCTCTCCCCGACCGGCCAGGAGCTGCTGCACCGCTCCACCGCCGGGGTCCGCGAGGTCCAGGAGGCGCTGCTCGCCCCGCTGGAGCCGCACGAGCACGTGCACGCGCTGACGCTGCTCGCGAAAGCGGCCCGGCTGTAA
- a CDS encoding aldo/keto reductase translates to MTSTPAVPPIPSITLNNGVRIPQLGFGVWQVPDAEAVPAVRTALEAGYRSVDTAEIYENEAGTGRAIAESGVARDELFVTTKLWNSGTVDWSGEQGRDRVLRAFDASLGRLGLDVLDLYLIHWPRPMHGDAFLNVWRAFEQLHAEGRVRAIGVSNFRVPDLELLLKEAEVKPALNQVELHPYFPQTELRELHAEHGIATEAWSPLGQGKDLLAEPALLAVAAKHGRTAAQVVLRWHLQSGVIAIPKSVTPARIRENLDVTGFELDAEDLAAVAGIATGRRIGPDPADFDWN, encoded by the coding sequence GTGACCAGCACCCCCGCAGTACCCCCGATCCCCTCGATCACGCTGAACAACGGCGTGCGGATCCCGCAGCTCGGCTTCGGCGTCTGGCAGGTGCCGGACGCGGAGGCCGTCCCCGCGGTGCGCACCGCGCTGGAGGCCGGCTACCGCTCGGTCGACACCGCCGAGATCTACGAGAACGAGGCAGGCACCGGCCGGGCGATCGCCGAGTCCGGCGTCGCCCGCGACGAGCTGTTCGTGACCACCAAGCTGTGGAACTCGGGCACCGTCGACTGGTCCGGCGAGCAGGGCCGCGACCGGGTGCTGCGCGCCTTCGACGCCTCGCTCGGCCGCCTCGGCCTGGACGTGCTGGACCTGTACCTGATCCACTGGCCGCGCCCGATGCACGGCGACGCCTTCCTGAACGTGTGGCGCGCCTTCGAGCAGCTGCACGCCGAGGGCCGGGTCCGGGCGATCGGCGTCTCCAACTTCCGCGTGCCGGACTTGGAGCTGCTGCTGAAGGAGGCCGAGGTGAAGCCGGCCCTCAACCAGGTCGAGCTGCACCCGTACTTCCCGCAGACCGAGCTGCGCGAGCTGCACGCCGAGCACGGCATCGCCACCGAGGCCTGGAGCCCGCTGGGCCAGGGCAAGGACCTGCTGGCCGAGCCCGCCCTGCTGGCGGTCGCCGCCAAGCACGGCCGCACCGCGGCCCAGGTGGTGCTGCGCTGGCACCTGCAGTCCGGCGTGATCGCCATCCCGAAGTCGGTCACCCCCGCCCGGATCCGGGAGAACCTGGACGTCACCGGCTTCGAGCTGGACGCCGAGGACCTGGCGGCCGTGGCCGGCATCGCCACCGGCCGGCGGATCGGCCCGGACCCGGCCGACTTCGACTGGAACTGA